The genome window CCCGCCGGAGGGTGCGGTCGAGGAGACCTTCGCGGGCGCCGACCGCGTAGGCGCGGACGCGGGTCTCCTCGGAGTCGGGCCCGTCGGTCCCCGCGGCGTCCGGATTCGCCGCCACGTCGAGCGCGCGGAGCACCGCGGCCGCGACAGACTCGTCGCACCGCCCCGCGAACCCCTCGAACACGCGTCGCCGGCTCGGCGTCCGGAGCCCGTACGGCTCGGCCGCCGCGAACGCCGAGGCGTACCGCTCGCGGAGCGAGGCGTCGTCGCCGACACGGTGCCACCGACTCGCCTCTCCGGCCGCTTCACGGTCCTCCGATTCCACCAGCGCGAACCCCGTCTCCTCGCCAGCGAGCACCGGGTTCGGCTGCGGCGCGTCGATGACGCGGAGGTCGATTACGTCGGCGTCGAGGAGCGCCGCGAGTCGGCTCGCCGGCCGGAATCCGGCCGTCGCGACGTCGACAGCGGCCTCGCCCGCGAACACGTTCAGCGTCGGGATCTCGGACGGTCCGTGGTCGCCGGCCCCGTCGGTCCCGTCTGCCCCGTCGGCCTCGCTCGCCAGATCCGCGACGCTCGGCTCGACGAGCGCCGGGGCGGCCTCGCCGTACGCCTCGACGACCGCGCGGAGCAGCCGCGGTCCGGGGTCCACGAGGATCGGGTCCGAGAGCGCGCCCAGCGGGAGCGGCTCCGGGGTCGAGGGGAGCGCGGGACCGGTCGCCATCGACCGAACCTACGGGCGCGACGGATTAAGGATGCGGGACGTTGCGGCGACGCGAGACGCACACGAGGCCGCGGGATCGCGGCGTGCCGGCTCGCGCGCCTTTTTGGCCCCGCGCTCGAAAGCGGAACGCGTGCCACCGCTGGACCTGTCGATCGGGCTCGGAACGTCCGGGCTCGACGACCCCGAGACCTGTACCGACACCGTCGCCGCGGCGCTGGACGCGGGCTACCGCCACGTCGACACCGCGCAGATGTACGACAACGAGGCCGCGGTCGGCGAGGGGATCGCCGCGAGCGACGTCGACCGCGACGACGTGGTCGTCGCCACGAAGGTCCACCCGGAGAACCTCGCCCCCGAGGACGTGCGCGAGACGGCGCGGGCGAGCCTCGACCGGCTCGGCCTCGACCGCGTCGACCTCCTGTACGTCCACTGGCCGATCCGTGCGTACGACGCGGCGGCGACGTTGCCGGCGTTCGACGACCTCCGCGACGCGGGCGTGACGGACCACGTCGGCGTCTCGAACTTCACTCCCGACCTGCTTCGCGAGGCCCGGGAGATCCTCGACGCGCCGATCGCGGCCCACCAGGTCGAGTGTCACCCCCGGTTCCGGCAGCCGGAGCTGCGCGCCCTCGCCGACGAGTTCGACCACCGGCTCGTCGGCTACTCGCCGCTCGGCAGGGGAGAGATACTCGACGACCCGGCGATCGCGGAGATCGCCAACCGGAACGGCCTCTCGCCGGCGGTCGTCGCGCTCGCGTGGGCGCTCGACCGCGGGATCGTGCCGATCCCGAAGGCGCGCGGCGACCACGTCCGGGAGAACCTTCGCGCGGTCGACGTCGACCTGCCGGACGACGACCTCGCAGAGATCGACGCGCTCGACCCCGGTGAGCGGCAGATCGACCCGGACGACGCCGCGTGGAACCGGTAGCGGCGGCAGCGCCGCCGTTTCCGCTGGGGCGGTCCGCCGGTCAGACCGCGTCGAGCCGGGCCCGGAGCGCCGCGTCCGCGCGTTCGACGAGGTCGTCGAGCGGCTCGTCGAGGTACGTCGCCCACTGGTCGACGAAGCCCGAGCGACCGAGCATCCGAACGGCCTCGTAGACCGGCCGCCGTCGGTCGAACCCCCTCGGGAGCCCGCCGGCGCGCTCGCGGTACCCCTCGCGGAGCGCGGCGGCGAACCGATCCGGACCGGTCGAGTCGAACCCGTTGAGCAGCTGGTCCTCCGCGCGAACGAGGTCGCGCGCGGGGTCGCCGACGTGCGACAGCTCCCAGTCGATCATCGCGATTCCCGCGCCATCGGCGACGGTCGCGGACGCCTCCTCACCCTCGGTCGTCACGAAGAGGTTCGGCTTCGTGACGTCGCCGTGGACCAGCGCCGCGGGCGCACCGTCGAGCAGATCCCGGTTCGCGCGGACGCAGTCGATCACGGCGTCGTAGTGGTCCGCGAGCCGCTCCGAGGTGCCGATCTCGCGCGTCCGCTCGATCGTCGCGAGCAGCACGTCCGTCCACGACGCGAACTCGATCGCGAGTCCGGCGGACCCGACCGAGGCGGTCGGTCCGCCGTCCGCCGTCGTCCCCTCCGCGGCGCTCCCCCGCTCCGTGCCCGCGCCGACGATCTCCCCGTGGCTCGCGAACCGGTCGGCGTGGAGTGCGGCGAGCGCGCGCCCGACGCGGCGGAGCAGCTGCTCGCGCTCGTCTTCGCTCGCGGCATCGCAGACCTCCAGCAGCCCGCGGCCGGGGGCCGGCGCCGTCGCGAGGTACGCCGGATCGCCGTCGGGGTCGGCCACCACCACCTCGGGGACCGGGAGCGGGCCGTGTTCCCCCACGTACCCGAGGACAGCGCGCTCGCGGGCGAGCCGGCGGCTCTCGTCGGCGAGGGCGACCTTGAGGAACGCTCGCCCCCCGTCGGCGAAGACGACGCCGACCGTCTCGTTGGCGCCGTTCCACGAGGGGCCGACGCCGGTCAGCCGGTCGACCTCGTAGTCCGGAAACGCCGCGGCGAGTGCGCGGGCGATCGGTTCCGGTCCGGGCCCGTCCATGCGTGGCCGTCCGCCTCGGCCGGTGTTAAGATTGTTGTCAGGGTTAGCCTAAAGTGAGCAAGAACCACGGTAGCACGCTTCAGAACTCCGAAACGAGATAATTACCAACAACCTCATACGTGTTGGCGAATCAGACTAATCCAGTGAACGACGGGTCATCCGAGGGGCGTATCGCGTTCGAGGTCGACGGGACGGCGCTCACCGCCCGGGACGTGATCGAGGGCGAGGAGATGCGGCTTCGGGCGGACCGCGAGCCGGATCTCTGTCCGGCGCTTCCCGAACTGTTTCCGTCCCCGGTCGACGAGGGGGTCAGCTTCGAGGCGGAGTCGCTTGTGATTCCCGAGTACGCGTCGATCGTCTTCCGAGACGTCGACGGTGACCACGTCGCCAGGCACAACGATTCGATAGAGCTCGAACGCGGCTCGTACTGTATCGAAGTGAACGGGGTGACGAAGGTACTCATCCGCGTGACGGACGTCGAGATATCGGCGACCAGCGGCGGAGGTCCCGACCCGGTCACTATCTCGTTCGACCGCCCCCGGACCGTCTCGGTCGGTGCGCGCTCGTTCCACACGCGCCCCGAGGCGACGATCACCGTCCCCGACGACCCGGCAGCGCTGATCGAGGCCGTGTCGCTGCTCGGGTCGTCGATCAAGGAGTTCTCCCCGGAGCGGTCGTGGCCCACGCTGCGCGGCTATCCCCCCCGGATCGAGCACGGCGACTCCCTCGACGTCCCGAGCCCGCTTTCGGTACCCGACACGGGCGTCGAGGTCGTCGTCCGACCGACGTACGCCGACGTGTACCGGCTCTCGACGCTGTCGTACTACCTCGGGGCTCGAATTGTGACGGGCGACGCCCCTGCGATCCGACTGGATACGGGGTACGAGGAACGGCTCCCGACGGAGGGGGAAGCCCTCGAGGAACGGGTTACGGAACTGTTCCGAACGTGGTTCTTCCTCGACACGCTCGCGCGGACGGAGGGATACGTCCCGTCGGACCGGTACGAGTACGACGCGGTCGGTCCCGATCTCCCCTTCTATCCGCCGAATCTCGCCGACCGATCCATGAGCGAGCGGCTGATGGAGTACCTAGAGGTCGATGCCGAGACGGTCGCACCCCACCTGCCGGCGTGGCCGACCGAGGCCGTCCTCCGGCCGGTTCCCGCGTCCGCGGAACTGCTGCCGCACCTCGCTCACGTCCTCGCACCGATCCGCGTTCGAGGCGACGCCGGTTCCTCCACGTCGGACGCGCCGGTCGGAATCGCGACATCGCCCCAGGCGTGGGCGGATGCGTCCGCCTTCGACCCTTCGAACACCTCGTCCGGGCCGGAAAAGGGAGCCCGCTCTCGTTCGGATCGGGTCCCGTCCCCGGACGCAGATCCGATACCTGCGGATACGTCCGTGATATCCGCCGACGCGCACGAGAACCGACTTCAGAGACGGGTCCCAGAGCGTGGCACCCTCTCGGTGGCGTTCCTCTTCGAAGACGAGGAACGGGCTCGTTCAGTTCGGGAGTCGATGGTCGAACCCGCGGAACTCGACGGTATCGGATCGCTGGACGTGACCGTGTCACCGTCTCCCGACGCGGTCGCCGAGACGCTCTCCGACCCCGCGCTCGACGTCGTCTTCTGCGGGGATTCGGTGACCGCCGGCATCACTGAGGCTGACGGTTCGCTCCGTCTCGACGGACGGGACGAGGCACCGAACTTGTCCGTGTTCGAGGGAACGAGAAGCACCGCCGCCGGCGTCGATGCTGTCGAGCGCGGCGGGGCGGGCGCGATTCACCTCAGCGACAGCGTGTCCCCGGAGCGACTCCGGACCATGATCGGGCTCCTCACCGCGGGCACCCCGATCGGAGTTGCGACTCGACTGAGCCTCCGAGACCGACCTGTGACTGCCCGCTACGTCGGCGACCCGGGGACCGCGGTCGCCGTCGACCGCGGACTTCCGACCCAGCTGTATTCCTGCCGGTCACAGGCGAATGACACCTACCGCGTGGGCTGTTGGTCGTTCCTCTCGACCGAGGTGTTGATCGGGAGCGAGTACCGATTTACCGGGGTTTTCAGCGACCGGAAATCGATCCTGAACGGAACGGGCGTGAAGGCCGGGATCACAGACGCTTCGGGGATTCTCGATATCCACAGCGACAAGTCACCCGTCTTGGAGTTCCCGGAAGAACTCGTCCTCTGGAGCGACGACCTCTCCGCGGATGAGATCGCAGCGATGGCCCGAATCCGACAGTCGGACCTCAGCCCAACCGAGGCCGCGTGCGAAACGGGTCGAGAGGAGTGAACGCCCGCGCTCCCGGGGCCTCGTTTCCGCCGACATTTTTTATTCCTCGGACGACGAACCGCCGCGCATGCCCCAAGTACACCTCGACGAGGAGACGGTCGAACGGCTCGACGCGCTCCGGGTCGACGACGAGGAGTACGACGAGATCGTGAGCGAGCTCATCAGCATCTACGAGGCGGAGGAGCTCACGCTGTTCCGCGGCAGCGACGTGGAGTAACGAGCCGGGGCGAGCGGCCGGAGGGCGGCCGAGCGTCGGCCGCCGGCTACTCCTGATACGCGACGCGGACCTGTTCCCACTTGCCGACTTCTTCGAGGTGCGCCTGTAGCTCGTCGGCGTACTCCTGAACGAGGCGCTCGGCGGCCTCCAGCTCCTCGTCCGAGGGGCCGTCCGATCCGCCGCCGAGCCCGAGCGCGCCCTTGATCGAGTCGACGACGCCGCCGCCGCCCGACCCGCCGGAGTCGCCGGCCCCGTCGCCGCCGGGAGCGCCGCCCATCCCGGACATCTGCGACCGGAGGTTCTCCAGTTCGGGCATGATCGCGGGGAGGCTCGACGTGTCCGCGACGACCCGAGCGGCCTCGGGGTCGTCGGCGTTCTCGATCTCCAGCTCGGTCGCCGTCATGATCAGTCCCCACTCCTGGCTGGAGAAGCGCGACGCCGCGACGCGCTCGTTGAACTGGTTGTCGACCGTCATCCGCTCGCCGACGATGGCGTCGGTCCACTCGCTCATACGCCCCCGTTCGCCGGTCGCGGTGAAAAGTCCGTCCCCCCGCGGCGAGCCGGGTCCGCTGTCCTCCGGGCTGCGCCCGACCCGCGCTCGACCCCCGCCCGCTACCACCGCAGCAGGTCGTCGAACCCGTCGCCCGCGAGGCCCGGCCCGGCCGGGACCGCGATCCGCCCGTCCGCGATCGGACACGGGTCCGGCGCTAGGTCCTCGTCGAGCAGCGACCCGGTCGCGAGCCCGCACGGAGACACGTCGGGGATCGCGGCCGCGACGTGGACGGCGGCCGTCCGCGCGACGACCGCGTCGATCGTGGTGGTGACGACGGGGTCGACGCCGGCCGACCGCGCCCGCAGCGCGGCCGCGAGCGCGCGGTCCGGCCCGCCGAGCGCCATCGGCTTGAGGACGACCGCGTCGGCGGCGCCAGCGTCCAGCACCGCGTCGATCCCGCGTGCGGCGACCGACTCGTCGGCCGCGATCGGGACGCCGTCGCCCGCGGCGTCGGCCGGGTCGCGCTCACGGAGCGCCGCCAGCCCGTCGAGGTCGGTCGCGGGGAGCGGCTGCTCGACGTAGGCGAGGTCGAAGCCGGCCAAGACGTCGAGCGCGCGGCGCGCCGTCTCGCGGTCCCACGCCCCGTTCGCGTCGGCGCGCAGCGAGACCGCGTCACCGACCGCCTCGCGGACCGCGCGGACGCGCTCGACGTCGGCGTCGACGTCTCGGGCGCCGACCTTCAGCTTGAGGCAGTCGAACCCCGCCTCGACCGCCCGCCTCGCCTCGGCGGCGGTCTCGGGCGGGGAGCCGTCTCCGACGGTCGCGTTGACCGGGACGGCGTCCGCGGGCGTCGGGTCGACGCCGGCCTCGACCGCGAGCCGGTCCGCGAGTCGCGCTCCCGCGTCGCGGGCCGCGGCGTCGGCGAGCGCGAGGGAGACGCCGTGTCGCGCCGCCGGCGTCGACGCCGCGTCGAGCGCCTCCAGCACGGGTTCGGATTCAGCCCGGGCGTCGAGACCGTCGAGCGCCGCCGCGCACGCCTCGCGCGACTCCGTCCACCCCGGAAGCGGGGTCGCCTCGCCGAGGCCGACCGCGCCGCCCCTGCCGTTCCCGCCGTCCCCGCGCTCGACCGCGACCAGGAACCCCTCTCGGCGACGGATCTCCCCGCGGGCGGTGCCGAGCGGGCGGGCCAGGCCGAGCGCGAACGGCCGGTGTCGCATCGCGCGAATCCGGTCCTCGCCGCCGGGGGCGTCGGCGGTCACAGCGCCAGTCCGACCGCGAACGCGACGGCGTACGCCGCGAGCAGCTTGCCGGTCGATTCGAGCGCGGGGTTGAGCGCCTCGCCCGAGGTCTCGGTCAGCACAGTCCGCGCGACGGCCGCCGCCAGCGGGAGGGTGACGAGCGGGAGCAGCGTCGCGGGGCCGTCGCCGCGCGCGACGAACCACAGCGGGACGAGGTACGCGAGGGCGAGCATCGCGAGGTACTCGGCGCGGGCGAAGCGGTACCCGAACCGGACGGCGAGCGTGCGCTTGCCCGTCGAGGCGTCCTCCTCTCGGTCGCGGAGGTTGTTGACGACGAGGATGTTCGTCGACAGCGCGGCGATCGGGAGGCCCGCGACGAGCGCCGCGAGCGTGACGGTCCCCCCCGGAACTCCGACCGGGAACCAGCCGGAGAGGAGCGCGGCGGCCTGGACGTAGTAGGTCCCGGTCACCGCGATCACGCCGAAGAAGACGAACACGAAGAGGTCGCCGAGCCCGTGGTAGCCGAGCGGGTACGGGCCGCCGGTGTAGGCGATCCCGGCCGCGACGGAGGCGAGCCCGATCACGAGGATCGGGACGCCGCCGACGGCGACGAGGTAGGTCCCCACGAGGATCGCGGCCGCGAAGGTGAGCCACATCGCCCGCTTCACCTCGTTCGGCTCGATGAGGCCGCTGGCGACGACGCGGGTGAACCCCTCGCGGTCGTCGGTGTCGGCGCCTTGGATCGCGTCGTAGTAGTCGTTCGCGAAGTTCGTGCCGACCTGGATCAGCGCCGCGCCGACGAGCGCCGCCAGCGCGGGCAGCGGGGCGAACACGCCGTCGCCGAGCGCCAGTCCGACGCCGACGATCACCGGCGCGGCCGCGGCCGGGAGCGTCTGGGGGCGGGCGGCCATCACCCACGCCCGCCGGCGGGTCACCTCGGTACTCATTGTCGCAGGTTGGTGCGTGGCGTCCCTTAAGCTTGCCATCGCGGAGCGTCGCGTCACCGCACCGACGGCTCCCCGACCCCCGTTCGACCGAACGGTCCGATACCGTTCGCGGCGAACGATACCGAGTCGCGTACACCTATGCCCCGGGGACGAGACCGTTCGCCATGGCCCGCGTTCCCTACGCCGAGGCGTCGGACGTGCCGGACGAGTACGAGGACCTCTTGGAGTCGTCGCTTCAGGGCAAACCGCTCCACGTGTACCAGTCGGTCGGCAACAACCCGGAGGTGTTGGCGGGGATCCGGTCGTTCCTCGGGTCGCTGTGGACCGACAGCGGCCTCACCGACCGGGAGCGCGAACTCGTCATCTTGGCGGTCACGAGCGAGATCGAGAACCGCTACGAGTGGCACCAGCACGTCAACATCGCCCGCGGCGTCGGGATCGACGACGACGAGATCGCGGCGCTCGGGCGCGGTGACTTCGCGCCCTTCGGCGACGGAGAGACGGCGCTGGTCGAGTACGCGCTCGCGGTCGTCCGCGGCGAGGTCGACGCGGTCGCCCACGACGGGATCGCGGCGCTGTACGACGACGAGACTATCGTCGGCATCGCCGCGGCGGCCGAGGGGTACGACGCGCTCGGCGGGATGATCGACGCGTTCGACCTCGAACTGGAGCCGGGGACGGAGTTCCACGGCTGGGACCCGCGATAGCGGGGCGCCGACCGCGGTCCGATTTCGTTCGCTCGGCGACCGACAGGTTCGACAGGGACCGGCCCCTATCACGGGTATGACCGACACGGAGACCGCGACGGCGAACGGCGTCGCGGCCCGCTACGAGGAGACGGACGGCGAGCGCCTGCTCACCTTCTCGCGGGACGGCCGCGAGGCGACCGTCGCGCAGAACGCCGAGGGGTACGCGATGCTGAAGGTCCGGAACGGTCCGGACGGCGACGAGTTGGAGCGGTACTACGGGTTCGACATGGCGCTCGACCACGCCGCGGAGCTGCTCGGCGTCGACGTCCCCGATCTCCCGGTGCCGGACGCCGCGGCCGACATGGGGATGTAGCCGTGGCGGCGGCGGACCGCCCGGCCGGCGCAGTCGGTGCTTTCTCGCGGTTGATGTCGCCGACGGCGCCGAAACCAGCAACATAATCCGGCACCCGGAACGCGAGCCGAACGGCTTCGTGGGTGCGTGAGGTCGGATCGGAAACGCGCGGCGAGCCGTCAGACGTCGTGAGGCGACGATCGACGCCCGTGTGAACGGCACTCATTGACGAAATTAAATAACCACTATACATCATAGCCGGAGTTGAATATTCTCTATAGCCATATCTCCTTATGAGTGGCACCGTTACGAGGAGTCACGATGGAACGAAGACAATTCCTGCGCGGTACCGGCGCGGCGATCGGCGGCTCGCTCGTCGCCGGCTGCGTCGGGGGCGGGAGCGAATCGGGGACGGTGACGGTCGACTACGCGTACTACAACCCGGTCAGTCTCGTGTTGCGCGAGAAGGGCTGGCTCGAGGAGGCGTTCGCGGACACCGGCACCGACGTCGAGTGGGTGTTGAGCCTCGGGAGCAACCAGGCGAACGAGTACGCCCAGAGCGGCGAGGCGGACGTCTCCTCGACCGCCGGCATCGCGGCGCTGATGGCCCGCACGAACGGCGTGCCGATCACGACGCCGTACATCTACTCGGACCCCGAGTGGACCGCGCTCGTCACCTTCCAGGAGACCGGCATCGAATCGGTGGCGGACTTGGAGGGGAAGCGGGTCGCCGCCACGCGCGGCACCGACCCGTACTTCTTCCTGCTTCAGGCGCTCGAAGACGCGGGGCTGAGCTCGGACGACGTCGAAATCGTCAACCTCCAGCACCCGGAGGGGCAGTCCGCGCTCGTTCGGGGCGACGTGGACGCGTGGGCCGGGCTCGACCCCCACATGGCGGAGCTCGAGCTCGAACACGACGGCACGGAGCTGTTCTTCCGCGAGCCCCGGTACAACACCTACGGCTTCCTGAACTTCCTCGACGGGTTCCTCGCGGACCGCACCGAGGACGCGACGCGCGTCCTCGAGGCGTACGAGCGGGGCCGCGAGTGGGCGATAGAAAATCCCCAGGCGACCGCGGGGATCCTCGCGGACGCCTCCGAGATGTCCGAGCCGGTCGCGGAACGCGTTTTCACCAAGCGGAACGACCTCTCCGAGCCGATTCCGGGCGAACCGCACCGCGAGCTCCTCTCTAACCTCTCGCCGATCCTCGAACGCGAGGACCTCGTGACCGACGACGCGAACCCCGCCGGCAACGTCGACGAGCTGATCGACTCCGAGTTCGCGAGCGAGGTCGTCTGAGATGGCCGCCGACACTCGCCGGGAGTCGGACGTCTCCCGCGAGTCCGACTCCGGCCGCGGGTCGACGGCGAGCGGGTCGGCTCACGGCTCCGAGCCCCACAGCTTCGGTCCGGTTCCCCTCCCCGCCGCGAGCCGGTTCCGCCCCCTGCTCGGACTGTTCGTCCCCCTCGCTCTCGTCGTCGTCTGGCACGCACTCGTCACGACCGGCGTCTTCGCCGCCTACCAGTTGCCGCCGCCGCTTCGGGTGGCGAAGACCCTCTACGGGATGGCGGCGTCCGGAGAGCTGTGGGGCCACGTCGCCATCACGCTCCAGCGCGTGGCGCTCGGCGCGGGCCTCGGAATCGTCGTCGGCACCGTCTTCGGGACTCTCACCGGCCTTTCGCGGACGGCGAGCGACCTGCTGGACCCCCTGCTCCAGAGCCTGAAGAACATCCCGTCGCTGGCGTGGGTGCCGCTGTTCCTCCTCTGGTTCGGCATCGGCGAGACCGCGAAGGTGCTGCTCATCGCCGTCGGCGCGTTCTTCCCGGTGTACCTCAACCTCTCGACGGGCATCGCGGCGGTCGACGAGGAGCTGTTGGAGGTCGCCGAGGTGTACGACCTCGGGCGCGTCGAGTCGCTGCGGCGGGTCGTGTTCCCGGCCGCGCTCCCGGACCTGCTCGTCGGGATCCGCGGCGGCGTCGGGCTGGCGTGGATGTTCGTCGTCGCCGCCGAGCTGATCGCGGCGAGCCAGGGGATCGGGTTCCTGCTGAGCGACGGGCGGGCCCTCGCGCGGCCCGACATCATCGTGGGCTCGATCCTGCTTTTCGCCTTCCTCGGTAACTGCTCGGACGTCGCGGTGAAGGAGGTGAGGGACCGTGTCGTCGGACGCTGACGCGGACGTCACCCCGTCGTCGGCCGACGAGGTCAATGCGGCGACGCCGACCGGCGAGGCCGATCCCGACTCGTCGACCGCGGACCCGGTCCTCGCGGTCGACGACCTCCGGAAGCGGTACGACGATACCGTCGCGCTCGACGGCGTCGACCTCGCGGTCGCGGACGGGGAGTTCGTCGCCGTCGTCGGCCCCTCGGGCTGCGGGAAGTCGACGCTGCTCCGCGTGCTCTCGGGGCTCGAAGCCGAGTTCGGCGGGCGCGTCGCGGTCGACGGGACGGACGTGCGCGACGGCGGCAGCGACGCCGTCGGGATGGTGTTCCAGGAGCCGCGGCTGCTCGACTGGGCGGACGTGCGCGAGAACGTCGCGGTCGGGCTCCCGGCCGACGTCGACCCGGACGCTCCGGCGGCCCGCGAGCGCGTCGACGACCTGATCGAGACGGTCGGCCTCGACGGGTTCGCCGGGAGCCGGCCGGACGAGCTCTCCGGCGGGATGGCCCAGCGCGTCGCGCTCGCGCGCGGGCTGGCCTACGACCCCTCGGTGCTGCTGCTCGACGAGCCGTTCTCGGCGCTCGACCGGCTGACGAAGGCGGACCAGCAGGACCACCTGCTCGACGTGTGGGAGGAACGCGGGACGACCGTGGTCCTCGTCACCCACGACGTCGAGGAGGCCGTCTACCTGGCGGACCGCGTCGTCGTCCTCGGCGGCCAGCCGGGCACGGTCGAGTCCGTCGTCGACGTCGACATCGACCGCCCCCGCGACCGGGCGGACGCCGAACTTGTCGCGCTCCGCCGCGAGGTGACCGAGGCGCTCGGCCGGTAGCGACGTCCGCGATCCGGCGGTCGTGACGACCGGGCTCGGTCAGTGCGGATGGCTGGCACGCACCGCGCGCCGGCCGCCGTCCGAACGAAACGAACGTCGACCGGTGTTATTAATCGAGTTCCGGATCGGAATACGGGGTCGACCCTCGGTGTGTGTATTACCTCATTAAGGTGTATAGACATCAACGCAGTCCTGCGGTTTCCTCCGAACCTACCGCGTCGCCCCGAACTGCCGGTCCGCTCCGATTTTGCGATCGTCCAAACCGTTAAGTACCCGACCGTCTTGTCGTGAACCGATGACAGACATCACGGAGGCTTCGTCGGACACCCCGGCGGATCGAGTTCTTCCAGGGCACGATAGCTTCTAACGTCGATATCGGTCCTGTCAGGATCTTCGACACGACCCTGCGAGACGGAGAACAGTCACCACGTACTTCGTTCAGCTACGACGAGAAACGCCGCATAGCGGCGACGCTGGACGACATGAACACCCACGTCATCGAGGCGGGGTTCCCGGTCAACTCGGACGCGGAGTTCGAGGCCGTCAGCGACATCGCCGCCGCGACGGACACCACCGTCTGCGGGCTGGCGCGGGTCGTCGAGGGCGACATCGACGCCGCCATCGACTCCGGCGTCGAGATGGTCCACGTGTTCGTCTCCACCAGCGACGTCCAGCTGGAGGACTCGATGCACGTGACCCGCGAGGAGGCGAAGCAGCGCGCGGTCGACGCCGTCGAGCAGGTGAAAGACGCCGGCGTCGAGTGCATGTTCTCGCCGATGGACGCCACCCGGACGGACCCGGACTACCTGATCGACATCGTCGAGGCCGTCTCCGACGCCGGAACCGACTGGATCAACATCCCCGACACCTGCGGCGTCGGGATGCCGACCAGCTTCGGCGAGACGGTGAACGCGGTCGTCGAGGCGACCGACGCCCGCGTCGACGTCCACACCCACGACGACTTCGGCATGGCCGCCGCGAACGCGGTCATGGGCTTCGAGAACGGCGCGGAGCAGGCGCAGGTGTCGGTCAACGGGATCGGCGAGCGCGCCGGCAACGCCGCCTACGAGGAGGTCGTGATGGCCGTCGAGTCGGTGTACGGCGTCGACACCGGCATCGACACGACCCAGATCACCAAGCTGGCCCGGATCGTCGAGGAGGCCTCGGACATCCCGGTACCCGCGAACAAGCCCGTCACCGGGCGGAACGCGTTCGCCCACGAGTCGGGCATCCACGCCGCCGGCGTCATCGAGAACAGCGACACGTTCGAGACCGGCGTGATGACCCCGGAGATGGTGGGCGCCGAGCGCGAGTTCGTGCTGGGCAAACACACCGGCACGCACAGCGTGCGCAAGCACCTGGTGGAGGCCGGCTTCGACCCGACGGACAGCGAGGTCCGGAAGATAACCAAGCGGGTCAAGGAGTACGGCGCCGGCAAGCGGCAGGTGACCGCCGGCGACGTCGAGCGGTTCGCCGAGGAGGCGGACGTCACGCGCGAGGAGGAGGTCAGGG of Halorubrum trapanicum contains these proteins:
- a CDS encoding substrate-binding domain-containing protein, with translation MERRQFLRGTGAAIGGSLVAGCVGGGSESGTVTVDYAYYNPVSLVLREKGWLEEAFADTGTDVEWVLSLGSNQANEYAQSGEADVSSTAGIAALMARTNGVPITTPYIYSDPEWTALVTFQETGIESVADLEGKRVAATRGTDPYFFLLQALEDAGLSSDDVEIVNLQHPEGQSALVRGDVDAWAGLDPHMAELELEHDGTELFFREPRYNTYGFLNFLDGFLADRTEDATRVLEAYERGREWAIENPQATAGILADASEMSEPVAERVFTKRNDLSEPIPGEPHRELLSNLSPILEREDLVTDDANPAGNVDELIDSEFASEVV
- a CDS encoding ABC transporter permease; translation: MAADTRRESDVSRESDSGRGSTASGSAHGSEPHSFGPVPLPAASRFRPLLGLFVPLALVVVWHALVTTGVFAAYQLPPPLRVAKTLYGMAASGELWGHVAITLQRVALGAGLGIVVGTVFGTLTGLSRTASDLLDPLLQSLKNIPSLAWVPLFLLWFGIGETAKVLLIAVGAFFPVYLNLSTGIAAVDEELLEVAEVYDLGRVESLRRVVFPAALPDLLVGIRGGVGLAWMFVVAAELIAASQGIGFLLSDGRALARPDIIVGSILLFAFLGNCSDVAVKEVRDRVVGR
- a CDS encoding ABC transporter ATP-binding protein; this encodes MSSDADADVTPSSADEVNAATPTGEADPDSSTADPVLAVDDLRKRYDDTVALDGVDLAVADGEFVAVVGPSGCGKSTLLRVLSGLEAEFGGRVAVDGTDVRDGGSDAVGMVFQEPRLLDWADVRENVAVGLPADVDPDAPAARERVDDLIETVGLDGFAGSRPDELSGGMAQRVALARGLAYDPSVLLLDEPFSALDRLTKADQQDHLLDVWEERGTTVVLVTHDVEEAVYLADRVVVLGGQPGTVESVVDVDIDRPRDRADAELVALRREVTEALGR